Sequence from the Malaciobacter pacificus genome:
TATCAACTCCAAACTTAACAGGTGGAACTGCAACAATGCTTAAAAACCACCACTTAACAAAACCAGTATTAATTGGTGAAATTCAAGAAGACGGTCAATTTGAAACAGTATGGTCAACTGAAGGTGAAGTTGCAGGTGATGCATGGTCTGATTTCTTACCAAGTTCAAAAGATGTAATCTCTGACTGGACTGCACCAATCAACTGTGGTAACTACAACACTATTACTAAAAAGTGTTCAGGTCAAAATTTCTAATAACTTATAACTAAAAGATAAAAGAGAGAACTCTCCCTCTCTTTTATCCTTACAAAAAAACAATCAGGACTACTAAATGAAAACAATATTTAAAATAATTTTTCTTAATTTATTAATCCTATCATCTATGTTTTCAGCTTCATTTGAAGAAGATATTAAAGCTTTAGATACAAAAAGTTTTAAAACAAAACAACAAATAGTAGAGCAATTAGCAAACAACTATAGCGAAGATGATAGATTATCAATTCTTTTATCAAAAATGGTACAAGGTGATATCTATGTTACAAAAGAAGAAAAGACTTTTGTGATTTTAGATAAAAAAGAAGGAAATTCATATCATACAATTGATCTTTTAACAAACTCTGCACTACCAGCTATTGATAAGTACAGTTTAAAAAAGGTTAAAACAAATAATAAATTAAGAAGTGTTATAAAAAATCTACTAGCACAGATGAATCTTTTCTCTAAAAATAGAGATAAAAGATTAAAATCAGCAAAAAATATTTTAGATAACGTGTCAATTGATGATGAAGAGCTTATAAACAAAGCTTTAAAAAGTGAAAAAGACTCAAATATAATTGAAGTTTTAACTGAAGCAAAAAATATTATTGTTGCTAATAATTACACAGGTGAACAGCAGTTAAATGCTGTAGTTGCACTTGGAGATTTTATCTCATCTAAATCATTAGCAACACTAAAAGCCATTGAACAAAATAAATCATCAAGTGTTGAACTTAAAAAAGCAGCAGCAAAATCAATAGCATCTGTTGAAAGCTCTAGAAGTTTCTATTCTGTATTAGAAACTGCATTTTTTGGTTTATCTCAAGGTTCAGTTTTACTTTTAGCTGCAATTGGACTAGCTATTACATTTGGTGTTATGAAAGTAATTAATATGGCTCATGGTGAGTTAATCATGATTGGAGCATATACAACATATACAATCCAACAAATCATGCCAGGTCTTATTGAGTATTCAATTATTATTGCGATTCCTGCAGCATTTATTGTAAGTGGAATTGTAGGTATTTTAATTGAAAGATTAGTTATCAGACACTTATATGGAAGACCACTTGAAACACTTTTAGCCACATTCGGTATTAGTTTAATTTTACAACAACTAGTAAGAACTATTTATTCTCCACTAAATCAAGAGGTTAAAACACCAGATTGGATGAGTGGTGCACTTGAAGTTAATAGTGCATTATCTTTAACATACAATAGATTATATATCATTATTTTTGCAGTGATTGTTTTCCTTGCAATTTTATATGTGATGAAAAAAACAAGCTTAGGTTTAAAAGTGCGAGCAGTTTCTCAAAATAGACCAATCGCAAGAGCAATGGGTATCAAATCAAGTTATATCGATGCTATGACATTTGGTATTGGTTCTGGTATTGCAGGAGTTGCAGGAGTTGCACTATCTCAGCTTACAAATGTTGGACCAAATTTAGGACAAGCATATATTGTAGATTCATTTATGGTTGTTGTATTTGGTGGAGTTGGTAACTTATGGGGAACACTAATCGCTGCATTCTCACTTGGTGAAATCAATAAATTCATCGAACCAGTTGCAGGAGCAGTTTTAGCAAAAGTTATCATCTTAGTATTTATTATTTTATTTATTCAAAAGAAACCAAGAGGTCTTTTCCCACAAAAGGGAAGAGATGCAGAGGACTAGGCCATGAGACAACCATTAGTATTAAAAATTTTAGAAAATGACAAAGGTGGGAAAATAGTACTTTCAACTCTAGCAGTTGTAGTACTTGTAGTTGCATTTTGTAATTTATTTGTTCCTGCTGATTCAGTGTTTTATATTTCGACTTTTACAGTTACGATTTTAGGTAAATATTTAGCATTTGCTCTTTTAGCACTTGCACTTGATTTAGTTTGGGGTTATTTAGGTGTTCTTAGTCTTGGTCATGGTGCATTTTTCGCCCTTGGTGGATATGCTTGGGCTATGTATCTTATGAGACAAATCGGTGATAGAGGGGTTTATGGAAACCCTGAATTACCTGACTTCATGGTATTTATGAACTTAAAAGAGTTACCATGGTTTTGGTATGGTTTTGATAATCCTTTATTTGCACTAATTATGGTAGCTTTAGTTCCAGGTATTTTGGCTTTTGTATTTGGTTGGTTAGCATTTAAATCAAGAGTTACAGGAGTTTACCTTTCAATCATCACTCAAGCTTTAACATATGCACTTATGTTAGCATTCTTTAGAAATGATATGGGATTTGGTGGAAACAACGGTCTAACAGATTTTAAAGATATTTTAGGATTTGATCTTCAAGCTGATACTACTAGAGTAGGGCTTTTAATCATCACATTTTTAGCTTTAGCAGCAGGATATTTAATCTGTAGATTTATCATCAACTCAAGACTTGGTAGAGTAGTAATTTCTATTAGAGATGCTGAAAGTAGAGTAAGGTTTTTGGGATACAAAGTAGAACAATATAAACTATTTATATTTGTAGTATCAGCTGTATTAGCTGCTATTGCAGGTGCTTTATATGTACCACAAGTTGGGATTATCAATCCTGGTGTATTTAGTCCACTGTTCTCAATTGAACTTGTAATTTGGGTTGCAATTGGTGGAAGAGGAACTTTATATGGAGCAATTATTGGAGCTATTATTGTAAGTTATGCAAGTACATACTTCACATCAGCTCTTCCAGAAGTTTGGTTATATGCACTTGGTGCACTATTTGTTGTAGTAACTTTATACTTACCAAAAGGTGTAGTAGGGCTTATATCTCAAATTAATTCAAAAGTTAAAAAGGCGTAGAAATGAAACTATTAAAACACGAAAATGAACAAAGAATTGGAAATCTAAAAAAGGGTGACAGAATCCTTTTAGTAGATGGTGTAAGTGTTAGTTTTGATGGATTCAAAGCCTTAAATAATCTAAGTTTTTCTATCAATTATGGTGAACTTAGATGTATTATTGGTGCAAATGGTGCAGGAAAATCTACAATGATGGATGTAGTAACTGGTAAAACAAAACCGCATACGGGTCATGTGATTTTTGGTGAAGCTGTTGATTTACTAGAGATGGATGAGCCAAGTATTGCTGAGATTGGGATAGGAAGAAAGTTTCAAAAACCAACTGTTTTTCAAAACAATACAGTATTTGAAAATCTTGAACTTGCTATGAAAGATGATAAAAGATTTTTCAAAACTCTTTTTTCAAAATTAAATGGTGAGCAAAGAGATAAAATCGAAGAGACTATGAAACTAATCGGTCTTCAAGAATTATCTAGTCAAGAAGCAGGCATCTTATCTCACGGTCAAAAACAGTGGCTAGAAATTGGTATGTTAATTATGCAAGAACCAAAACTATTACTAGTGGATGAACCAGTTGCTGGTATGACTCCACAAGAGGTAGAAAATACTGCTGAGATTTTAACAAATCTTGCAAAAGATAATGCAGTTGTTGTAGTGGAACATGATATGGAGTTTATTAGAAGTATTGCAAAAAAAGTTACAGTACTTCACGAAGGTTCAGTTTTAGCTGAGGGTAACATGGATGCAATACAGAATAATGAAGATGTAAGAAAAGTATATTTGGGGGAATAAGATATGTTAAAGATAGAAAAAGTAAATCAATTTTACGGACAAAGTCACACTTTATGGGATTTGGATTTAGAGTTCAAAAAAGGTAGATGTACTTGTGTTATGGGAAGAAATGGTGTTGGAAAAACAACACTTAGTAAAGTAATCATGGGATTACTTCCTATCAAAGATGGTGGGTTGATTTATAATGGAAGTGATATTTCAAAACTATCAGATCATAAAAGAGCAAGTATTGCTATAGGATATGTACCACAGGGAAGAGAGATTTTCTCACAACTTACAGTTTTAGAAAATCTTCAAATAGGTGTACTATCAAATAGAAATAAAATCAAAGAAGTTCCTTCTAAAATTTATGATTTATTTCCAGTTTTAAAAGATATGGCTCATAGAAAAGGTGGAGATTTATCAGGTGGTCAGCAACAACAACTCGCAATTGCAAGAGCACTTTGTATCGACCCAGATTTTTTAATACTTGATGAACCAAGTGAAGGAATCCAACCAAATATCGTAGCTCAAATTGGTGAAGTAATAGACTACCTTACAAAAGAAGAAAATATCACAGTAATGTTAGTAGAACAAAAACTACCATTTGCAAGACGTCATGGTGATGACTTTTATGTACTAGATAGAGGTAGTGTTGTTGCAAATGGTGAAATCAGCCAGTTAAGTGATGATATTATTAAGAAGTATATGTCGGTTTAAATATTTCTTTTTTATTCCCAACTTTTTAGTTGGGAATCTTTCAATAATAGTACTTTTATTGATTATATCAATTTTTGCTTTAGGTATTAACTTTATTATTTTGTATATTGTTAAGCCTAAGGGAAAAAAGGATAGACACTTTTTTTAGACACCTTCTTCATTAAAACCCATAAGAAAAAGGGAACAGACACTTTTAATATTCTCTTTTTCTTCTCTAAATTGACAACAACATAAATTAAATGTATAATTAAGTATTAAAAAAAGTACTTAAAAAGGTATCAAAATGAATACTATATTAGCAAACTATACAGCAAGTATTACAGAACTTAAAAAATCTCCAACTGAATTATTAAAAAATGCAGGAGATGAAGCAATAGCTATTTTAAATCATAATAGCCCAAGTGCATACTTAATTCCATCAAAAACTTATGAAAAAATGATGGAAATAATAGAAGAATATCAATTATCTAAATTAGTAGAAGAAAGATTAAATGATAGTGAAAAATCTATCAAAGTAGATATTGATGAGTTATAGTCTAGAGTTTAATCCAAAGGCTTTAAAAGAGTGGTCAAAACTAAATAGTACTATAAAAGAACAATTCAAAAAGAAACTAAAAGAAAGACTTGAAAATCCAAGAATCCCAAAAGATAAGCTTAGTGGTTTTGAAAATGTCTATAAAATCAAACTAAGAAATATAGGTTATAGACTAGCTTATGAAGTTAAAGATGAACAAATAGTTGTTTTAGTTCTAACTGTTGGTAGAAGAGAAAATAACGAAGTCTATAAAAATCTTAAAAAATAAAATTAGCTGAATTTAATTCTCTTCTTTTTTCTCTCCTAATATGTTAATATTTACTAATGTTTTATACAAATTATCAATAGGAGTAAATATGCAAAATCTTTTTATAAAACTTATAATATTTATCTTTGTAATAAATCTTTCTTTATATGCTAGAAGTGAAAATGATACAAATGCAGTATTAAATCTAAAAGCTTACGCAGTATTTAAAATGGGACAATATGATGAAGCTAGAGCTATTTGGGAAGACTTAGCAAAGAAAGGAAATACTACTGCTCTGATAAATTTAGCAAATCTTTTCGAGCAAGGTAATGGTGTAAAAAAAGATAGAAAAGAGGCTTTAAAATACATCCAAAAGGCAGCAGAACTAAATGATGATAGAGCACAATATGAACTTGGAATTGAGTATGAAAAAGGTATACATCTACCTAGAGACATAGATAAAGCAGAGTATTGGCTAAAAAAATCTTGTGAAAATGAAAATAGTGATGCTTATTTAGCTTATGGAATCATGCTTGCAACAGCAAAAGGAAAAGGTGTTGAAAATATAACAAATGAGCAAAAAGTAGAAGCCTTAAAATGGTTAAAATTAGCAAAGCAAGAGGGTGAATCTGAAGCCGCAGATTATATAAGAATTTTAGAGAAAAAATAAAAAATTTTCATATTTGTTGCTTTAGTGTTGCCTCCTAAATATATCAATAAATCAATTCAAAATCAAACTCCTTAAATGTGTATAAAATATATACAGATGAAGAAAAAGTAGACTACACTTTTTTGATAAAATATTTACTAATAAAAACACAAATTTTAGGAAAAATATGAGTATAAAGTTTAGTTTTACAAATGATAGATTTAGTTTAGATAAGCTTTGTTTACCATCAAGACACTATTATTTTAAGATGTGCGAAAACTATATAAAACTATTAAATATAGGTGAGGGTATTTTTCCTAAAGATAGAGTAAAAACAGCATTTACTCTATCAAACTCAAATCTTATTATAACAACTGAATCAGCAACAAAAATTTATCCATCAAAAAAAGAGTATGGAATCAACTCTATAAATATAGATTTAAAAAACTCAAATTTAGAGTTTATAAATGATGAACTGATTTTATATAAAGATTCAAAATATATTCAAACTTTTAGATTAAATTTTGATGAGGAATCAACTTTTTTCTATACAGATATCTTAACTGATGGAAGAAGCTTTGAGAACTTTGATTTTTCATCAATGCTTATTAAAAACTCTTTTTATGAAAACAAAAAATTAGAGTATTTAGAGAAGTTTGAAGTTACTGGAGATAGTTTGAAAAACTACATTAAAAGAAAATCATCACAAAATCAGATTTTTGCAAAGATGTACATAAAAACAAAAAACAATGATGAATTTTTAAATCTTTTACATTCAAATGAATTTGAAAGTTTCACATACAGTTGTGAAAAAAGAATCATCATCGGAGTTATTAGTTCAAACTCTATGTATGAATTAAAAAACAGTATGTTTTCTATATGGGAACTATATAGAAAAAATCTAAATAAAAAAGCATTTGTTTTAGGTAAACAATAAATCACTAAGGAGGAATTAGCCATATGTTTTTAACAAATCGTGAGCAAGAGAAATTGCTTATTTATACTGCTTCAAAATTAGCGTGTGAACGAAAAGAAAGAGGTTTACAACTAAACTATCCAGAAGCTGTAGCAATCTTGAGTTCTTATATTTTAGAGGGTGCAAGAGATGGGAAAAGTGTTGCACAACTTATGGTAGATGCTACAAAAGTTCTAAAAGAAGAAGATGTTCTTCCTGGTGTTGCTTCTATGATGCATATGGTTCAAGTAGAAGCTACTTTTAATGACGGTACAAAATTAGTAACTGTTCATGACCCAATTCCTTATGATAAGAATGATATTGCCCCAGGTGAGTATTTTATTGATGAGGGTGAAATTGAATTAAATACAGGTTGTGAGACTACTACAATTGAAGTAGAAAACAAAGGTGATAGACCAGTTCAAATAGGTTCTCACTATCACTTTTTTGAAGTAAATAAAGAGCTAAATTTTGAAAGAATTGAAGCCTATGGAAAAAGACTTGATATTCCTGCTGGAACTTCTGTGAGATTTGAACCAGGAAGTAAGAAAAGTATCACGCTAGTTGATTTTACAGGTAAAAGATATATGAGTGGTTTTAATGGTTTAGTTGAAGGTAATTTAGATGATGAATCAACTAAAGCAAAAGCAATAGAAAATTTAAAAACATTTTTAGGAGAGTAGTGATGAAGATATCAAAAGAAAAATATGCTTCAATGTATGGACCAACGACAAATGATAGATTTAGACTTGCAGATACTTCACTTATCGCTAAAATAGAAAAAGATTACACAACATATGGTGAAGAGAGTAAATTTGGTGGTGGTAAGACTATTAGAGATGGTATGGCACAAAGTCCAACTGCAACAGAAGTAGCTGATTTAATTATCACAAATGCGATTATTATAGATTTTACTGGAATTTACAAAGCTGATATTGGTATCAAAGATGGGATTATAATAGCCATTGGAAAATCAGGAAATCCAAATCTATGTGATGGAATTACTCCTGAGTTAGAAATAGGTGCAAATACTGAGATTTTATCAGCTGAGGGTAAAATTATCACTGCTGGTGGAATTGATTCACATATTCACTTTATTAGTCCTGGTCAAATTGATGAGGCATTAAGTTCAGGTGTTACTACTATGGTAGGAGGAGGAACGGGTCCAAATACTGGTACTAATGCTACTACTTGTACACCTGGTGAGTGGAATATATCAAAGATGATTCAAAGTGTTGATGATATTCCTATGAACTTTGGTTTTATGGGTAAAGGAAATAGTTCATCTTATGAAGCTTTAAAAATGCAAATAGAAGCTGGAGCTATGGGATTAAAACTTCATGAAGACTGGGGAAGTACACCAAATGCTATTGATACATGTTTAAAAGTTGCAGATGATTTTGATGTACAAGTTGCTATTCATACTGATACTTTAAATGAATCAGGATTTGTGGATAACACAGTTGATAGTTTCAAAAATAGAACTATCCATACATTTCATAGTGAAGGTGCTGGTGGTGGTCACGCACCTGATATTATGAAAGTTGCTGGAATGGAAAATATTTTACCATCAAGTACAAATCCAACACTTCCATATACAAAAAATACTATTGAAGAGCACCTTGATATGCTTATGGTTTGTCACCACTTAAGCCCAAAGATTCCTGAAGATGTAAGTTTTGCAGAATCTAGAATTAGAGGTAATACAATCGCTGCTGAAGATGTACTTCATGATATTGGAGCTATTTCTATCACTAGTTCTGATTCACAAGCTATGGGTAGAGTTGGTGAAGTTGTTATTAGAACTTGGCAAGTTGCTGATAGTATGAAAAAACAAAGAGGGACTTTAGAATCTGATGATGAAAAGTGTGATAATGAAAGAATCAAAAGATATGTTGCAAAATATACTATAAACCCTGCTATTGCTTGTGGAATTGATGAGCATGTTGGTAGTGTAGAAGTTGGTAAGATGGCTGACTTAGTTCTTTGGACACCAGCATTTTTTGGAGTAAAACCTGAGATTGTATTAAAAGGTGGATTTATAGCTCTTGCTATGATGGGTGATTCTAATGCTTCTATTCCAACACCTGAACCAAATATGTATAGACCTATGTTTGGAAGTTTAGGAAAAGCAAGTGCTAAAACAAGCGCTATCTTTACTTCAAAAGTTGCAAGTGGAGATTTAAAAGATAAACTTGGAATTGAAAAACAAGTATTAGAAGTGAAAAATACTAGAAATATTGGTAAAAAAGATATGAAACTAAATGATTTCATAGGAGATATTCAAGTTGATCCTGAAACTTATGATGTGACTGTAAATGGTGAATTAATCACTTCAAACTATGTTGAAACAGTACCAATGGCTAAGAAATATTTCTTATTTTAGGAGTAAATTATGAGTATAAATGATATTAAAAAAGTTATTGAAATAAGAAAAAATATAGATTTTTACACTGATGAGGTTGAGTTATCATGGTTTGATATGCAAAAGCCAAATTTAACTGCAGTTTCAAAAGAGGATATAAATTTTATAGTAAAAGCTAAGTTTACACATCTTCATGAAAATGATTTTTTGATGTGTGAAGATGGTCATGTTATTAAAGTAAGTAGATGTGAAGATGAAATTTTCACTTTAGAGTTTGATGATGCATTAACTTTTGCAAAAACTGCTTATGAAATTGGAAATCGTCATCAACCAGTTATGATTGAAGATTTTAAAATTACAGTGTTAGATGATATTTCACTTGGTGATATTATCAAAGATTGTTATTCAAATAATGCAATAAAAGTTGAAAAAACAAAAGGGTACTTTAAACCAAATGGTAAAGCACATCACTCACACTAATTCTTTTTCAAAATCAAATTTAAAAAGCCTTAGTCGATTTTTACAAATCCTTGATGGGAGTTTTCCATCAGGTGTTTTTGTACACTCTTTTGGACTTGAACCACATGTGATAAAAGAAGAAGTAAAAGATATAAATAGTTTAAAAATCTATTTAGAAAATCTTATCATAGACCAATACTCACAAATGGAGTTTGTTTATATCAAAAAAGTTTATGAAGCTTTAGAAGATGATAAATTATCTATCATAAAAAGATTAGATAAGAATTTTAAAGCTTATTTGACTTTTGAATATGCAAAAGCTTCAAGGGATATTGGGCAAAACTATTATGCTCAAATAAAAAACTTAGCTACTAAAGATATAGTAAAAGAGTATTTTAAAGACATTGAAGAAAAAAAATCAGTTGCAAATGAGATCATAGTTTTAGCTTGTTTAGCTTATGATTTAGATATTAGCTTAGAAGATTTTATAGTAATGTGGACAAAGAAAAACCTTATAAATATAGCTGTAACAACTCTAAAAATATCAAGAATAAAACCAAGTGAAATTCAACAAATGTTATTTGAGTTTGATGAGATTTTAGAAAATTATGGATATGAAAATATTGGTGATAAAGTTACAAACTTTAATCCACTATTTGAAGAAGTGATTTTTGCACACTTAAATTTAGAACCAAAGATGTTCGCAACTTGATTATAAAGAAAAGAAGGAAAATATAAAATATGGCATTAAAAATAGGAATCGCAGGACCAGTTGGAAGTGGAAAAACTTCACTTATTGAAAGTCTTACAAATTTACTTAAAGATAAATACTCTTTAGGAATAGTTACAAATGATATTTATACAACTGAAGATGCAAATTATCTTAAAAAAACACTTGACTTAGATGAAGATAGAATCATAGGTGTTGAAACTGGTGGTTGTCCCCACACTGCTATTAGGGATGATATTTCTATGAATCAAAAAGCAGTAGTGGAACTTGAAGAAAAATTTAATCCTGATATTGTATTTGTAGAAAGTGGTGGAGATAATCTTAGTGCAACTTTTTCTTATGAATTAATTGATTATTATGTATATGTGATTGATGTGGCACAAGGTGCTGATATTCCTAGAAAAAAAGGAGCTGGTTTATTGTTTTCTGATTTACTTATTGTAAATAAAACTGACTTAGCACCTTATGTTGATATTGATTTAACTGATATGGAAAATGATGTTAAAGTTAGTAGAAAAAGCAAGCCTTATGTGTTTATTTCTAAAAAACAGAGCGATAGTTTAAATGGTGTAGTAAATTGGATTGAGGCTTTATTATGATATTCTGAATTTATTACATATAAAGATTATTTTAAGTCTATTTTTATCTCTTATTAAAACATATATAAGTATTTTAAATATATTATATAATTTCAAAAAATGATAAAGATAAAGAATGATAAAAATTTTAGTTGCCTTATTATTACCTATAATTCTATTTTCTAAGACTATTTTTTCAGAAGATGAAATAGAGTATATTAAAAATAAAAAAATTATTTTAGTTTCTAATGAGTATTTTTATGAGCCATATGATTATAATATTGATGGAGTAGCAAAGGGATATTCAATAGATTTATTAGAAATGCTTTTGGAAGATAGTGGTTTAAAAATAAAATATATAACAAAAGATTGGAATGAACTACTAAATGATTTAGAAAATAATAATATTGATTTGATGCACACAATGTATAAAACTGCAAATCGTGAAATAAAATTTAATTTTTCAACACCATATTCAAGATCAGTAAATGTATATGTTATTAGAAAAGATGGACCTAATATTTCAAATATAAAAGATTTGTATGGAAAAAAAGTAGGTGTAATAAAAGGCTGGAGTGAAGAGAATTTCTTTAATCAATATTCTGAAGTTTCAAAAATTTACTATAAAAGTTTTCAAGATAAATTAGAAGCTCTAAGTACAGGAGAAATAGATGCTATAATAAGTAGTGAAGATGTTGCAAATTATTATATAAAAAAATATGGTTTCTTCTCTCTTAAGGTATCTACAATAGTTAAGGAAAATTTTGCTAGAAAGTTAAATTCTTTACATTTTGCAACAAACATTAATAATCCTACTTTAATTTCAATAATAAATAAAGCCTATAATAATCTTTCTGTCCAAAAACTTGAACAATTAAATAAGAAATGGTTTGGTGATTTTACTAATTCAAGAATAACACTTAATAATGAAGAAAAAAAATATTTAAGAAATAAAAAAAACATTAATATGTGTATTGATCCAAATTGGGAACCTTTAGAATTTTTTGATTCAAAAGGTAATTATAAAGGTATAAGTGCTGATTATTTTAAATTGTATTCAAATGTTCTTGGAATTGATTTTAATGTAATTAAAACGGAAAACTGGAGCCAAACATTAAAGTATGCTCAAAATAGAAAGTGTGATATTATATCTCTTGCAATGAAGACACCAAAAAGAGAAGAGTATTTGAAATTTACATCTACTTATTTAAAATTACCCCTAGTTGTTGCTACAAAATTAGATATTCCTTTTATTGAAGATATAAAAGACTTATATAATAAACCAATTGGAATAATCAAAAACAACGCTATTTCAGAAATAATTAAAACAAAACATCCTGAGATTAATATTGTTGAAGTGAAAAATATCGAAGAGGGAATGAAGTTAGTTTCTAAAGGTGAGATATTTGGTTATGTAGATACTCTAACTACAATTAGTTCTTTTTTTCAAACAAGACAGAGAGATCAAGTT
This genomic interval carries:
- a CDS encoding urease accessory protein UreE — encoded protein: MSINDIKKVIEIRKNIDFYTDEVELSWFDMQKPNLTAVSKEDINFIVKAKFTHLHENDFLMCEDGHVIKVSRCEDEIFTLEFDDALTFAKTAYEIGNRHQPVMIEDFKITVLDDISLGDIIKDCYSNNAIKVEKTKGYFKPNGKAHHSH
- a CDS encoding urease accessory protein UreF — translated: MVKHITHTNSFSKSNLKSLSRFLQILDGSFPSGVFVHSFGLEPHVIKEEVKDINSLKIYLENLIIDQYSQMEFVYIKKVYEALEDDKLSIIKRLDKNFKAYLTFEYAKASRDIGQNYYAQIKNLATKDIVKEYFKDIEEKKSVANEIIVLACLAYDLDISLEDFIVMWTKKNLINIAVTTLKISRIKPSEIQQMLFEFDEILENYGYENIGDKVTNFNPLFEEVIFAHLNLEPKMFAT
- the ureG gene encoding urease accessory protein UreG; amino-acid sequence: MALKIGIAGPVGSGKTSLIESLTNLLKDKYSLGIVTNDIYTTEDANYLKKTLDLDEDRIIGVETGGCPHTAIRDDISMNQKAVVELEEKFNPDIVFVESGGDNLSATFSYELIDYYVYVIDVAQGADIPRKKGAGLLFSDLLIVNKTDLAPYVDIDLTDMENDVKVSRKSKPYVFISKKQSDSLNGVVNWIEALL
- a CDS encoding transporter substrate-binding domain-containing protein → MIKILVALLLPIILFSKTIFSEDEIEYIKNKKIILVSNEYFYEPYDYNIDGVAKGYSIDLLEMLLEDSGLKIKYITKDWNELLNDLENNNIDLMHTMYKTANREIKFNFSTPYSRSVNVYVIRKDGPNISNIKDLYGKKVGVIKGWSEENFFNQYSEVSKIYYKSFQDKLEALSTGEIDAIISSEDVANYYIKKYGFFSLKVSTIVKENFARKLNSLHFATNINNPTLISIINKAYNNLSVQKLEQLNKKWFGDFTNSRITLNNEEKKYLRNKKNINMCIDPNWEPLEFFDSKGNYKGISADYFKLYSNVLGIDFNVIKTENWSQTLKYAQNRKCDIISLAMKTPKREEYLKFTSTYLKLPLVVATKLDIPFIEDIKDLYNKPIGIIKNNAISEIIKTKHPEINIVEVKNIEEGMKLVSKGEIFGYVDTLTTISSFFQTRQRDQVKIAGKLNLNWELGIAVRNDDLILFDILEKAIKTISEEDKRKILNKWISIKFEQVVDYTIMWQILVFVLFIFALFIYKQYLLKKSINEFSKLIDSTLEAIIIFKNDKCINANKRAVKIFKYKSKELIKGKSPYDFISEDSEEYFKTKINDNYKYPFEVFAKKNEDKTFYALVSFYKIKDKNISVLSVVDITDIKELENKTKQAQMGEMIENIAHQWRQPLSTISTLASSVNVSHKVGIEQDMNIVSDNMEKIVNTTQYLSDTIDTFRNFLKEKKEFKKVVLQERINTAIEIVSGSLSHNGIELKNNIDKNPIELYLYLGELGQVLINILNNAIDALKERDIENPWIEISMKKYDEKVILTIEDNAGGIDNNLLNKIFDPYFTTKHSSQGTGLGLYMSYKIIVESLHGKLNVINTNKGAKFIIEIPIVTENSIS